The sequence below is a genomic window from Zygosaccharomyces rouxii strain CBS732 chromosome D complete sequence.
ACCTaattcctcttcatcaggAGAAATAGGTGTTGTTTTACCAATGATAATATCTTCACCAGATACTCTAACACCTGGGGCAATTAATCCATCGTCATCTAATTTATCATAAGTACCGTGTTTCATTCTTAAAGTGTTTGTGCGTTGAGGCTTCTCAAAAGTTTCGGTAATAGACATACCgtatttcttttcttgatccATGTAGGATCTAAAGAATAACGATCTGAAAAGACCTCTATCAATAGAGGATTGATTCATAATCATGGAATCCTCTTGATTGTAACCAGAGTAACATGCAATGGCCACAATAGCATTTTGACCAGCGGGTAATTCTCTGAATTTCAAGTATTCCATGGCACGTGTAGTCCCCAGAGGCTTTTGGGGATAGTACAAAATGTTAGCCATGGTATCCATACGAACGTTGTAATTGGTTAAGAATACACCCATTGCCTGTTTACCCATAGCAGCTTGATAAGTGTTACGAGGAGATTGGTTATGATCAGGGAATGGAATAATAGATGCAGCCACACCAAGAATCATAGATGGGTGAACTTCACAGTGTGTAAAAGTCGTAGCATGGTGAGTCGCCTTTATACGTCTTGCCAAATCgtcatcgtcttcattaAAAGTATTTTCTTGTACGGgttctaaatcttctggTTGCAtagaaattaaaattgtttcctcttcttctgcatcAATGTATTCCACCAAACCATCGTTTAACAACGAGGTCCAGGTATATTCTTCTGAATCTTCAAACCCACCTTCGATGTCCTGATATTCCGTAGCCATTAATTTAGAAATGTGTCCTTTTCTTATTCTCAGTTCCTTACGATTTAGcgtttcatcatcatctacAATGAAAAGTGGCCTATACACTCTACCAGCATCTGTAaagattttcaattccttttcacGAATATCTCTAACCATGGAAACTTCCGGATTGATATCaccttttcttctcaaGGTTCTCAGGGTTTCCATTAATCTAGCTGGATTTCTATGGACACCATGCCATACACCGTTAACAAAGACTCTTGTTGCCTCTGGAGATTGATGTGGAATATAATCTTCTAAGGGTTCCATACCCCATTCACTCAAGAAGGTGATAATGGGCATTGGGTCCGTACCAACGGAAATACACGACATTAATGATAAGTTTTTAACCAACCCACAAGCTTGACCTTCAGGAGTTTCTGCAGGACAAACCAACCCCCAATGGGTATTATGCAATTGACGGGGTTTAGCTAGTTTACCATCACGACCAATAGGAGTATTTGTTCTTCTCAAATGAGATAGCGTTGAAGAATAGGTATAACGATTCAAAACTTGAGAAACACCAGCTCTTGATGACATGGCTTTCTTTTGTTCACCCCAGTTACCAGTGGCTAAAGCGTACTTGAGACCTGAAGTAATAGTCTTGGCATTGATAGCCAATTTCATATTAAAGTCTTTTGCTTCTTCCACAGTTCTTTGCATGTACCGGAAGATATCTCTAGTTAATTTTCTGAAAAGcgttttgaaaagttggGCTAACAGTGGACCAGCCAGGtccaatcttttctttccGAAATGATCACGGTCATCCTGGTCTCTACGATCTAATGCACATAATAGTAATCTGTTGATCATATAACCAAGGAAAAACGCCTTTCTACTTTCAAAACCTTCCAACTGAGTAATGTGTGGTAAAAActccttttgtaaaatgTCTCTTGCGtattgaattcttttctcctttttGATACCAAGGGCGGTACCACGACGACCGATAAAATCTAGCGCAGTTTCACGATCTTGAATCACAAACCCATCTTCCACACATGGTTTTAACATTTCTAACATCTGCCAATCATTAACGTCATAACAAATGTGCTCTAGAATTTCACCATCCGGGATGATACCCAATGCTCTAAAGATAATAACAATTGGGATATCTTGTTTAATGTAAGGCAGTGTTGCCTTGATGGTACGTGAAGAATTACCTTCCCTAGCAAAAAGCTTAACTTGTAAAGTACTGATAAAACGTGACCCCTTTTCTAAAGCTGATCTAATTTCTGCCACATGAGAAATTGGTGAAGGTGCTGCTTTCTTAAAGACCTGAACAATGTTACCTGCAGATCTCTCCTGAGCGATCAACACCTTTTCAGAACCAttgataataaaataacCACCCATATCAAATGGACATTCTTTCAACTTGTAAAGATCTGATTCCGTAGCATCACTCAAGTAACAGTTCTTCGATCTTAACATGATTGGTAAACGACCAATGAAAACTTTACCACTATCACTATCATTTTCACTTTCCTCAGCAATCATCTCATATTTCAGTTCCCTTCCTGGTATATCTACAGCTTCATGAGTTCTCTTTTTAACATCGACGAAAAGACCTGAGGAATAAGTTAAGTTACGTAGACGTGCCTCCTGTGGGTAAAGAGCATGTGTGACACCATCGGATTCATTAACCATAGGTTTCGTCACATAGATTTTACCGAAACTAATTTCATACTTCCGACTTATATTATCAGATTCTGTAGTATGTTGTGCTAGTTGTTCTAATATCAATGTAGAATCCTCACTAATAATATCTTGTAATGTGTAATCCACAAACTGGTTAAACGAATCCAACTGTTGAGAGACAAGACCTTTCTCTCTGAAGA
It includes:
- the RPB2 gene encoding DNA-directed RNA polymerase II subunit RPB2 (highly similar to uniprot|P08518 Saccharomyces cerevisiae YOR151C RPB2 RNA polymerase II second largest subunit B150, part of central core), which produces MSAAAVDEDYYAEDPYGYEDENFPITAEDSWAVISAFFREKGLVSQQLDSFNQFVDYTLQDIISEDSTLILEQLAQHTTESDNISRKYEISFGKIYVTKPMVNESDGVTHALYPQEARLRNLTYSSGLFVDVKKRTHEAVDIPGRELKYEMIAEESENDSDSGKVFIGRLPIMLRSKNCYLSDATESDLYKLKECPFDMGGYFIINGSEKVLIAQERSAGNIVQVFKKAAPSPISHVAEIRSALEKGSRFISTLQVKLFAREGNSSRTIKATLPYIKQDIPIVIIFRALGIIPDGEILEHICYDVNDWQMLEMLKPCVEDGFVIQDRETALDFIGRRGTALGIKKEKRIQYARDILQKEFLPHITQLEGFESRKAFFLGYMINRLLLCALDRRDQDDRDHFGKKRLDLAGPLLAQLFKTLFRKLTRDIFRYMQRTVEEAKDFNMKLAINAKTITSGLKYALATGNWGEQKKAMSSRAGVSQVLNRYTYSSTLSHLRRTNTPIGRDGKLAKPRQLHNTHWGLVCPAETPEGQACGLVKNLSLMSCISVGTDPMPIITFLSEWGMEPLEDYIPHQSPEATRVFVNGVWHGVHRNPARLMETLRTLRRKGDINPEVSMVRDIREKELKIFTDAGRVYRPLFIVDDDETLNRKELRIRKGHISKLMATEYQDIEGGFEDSEEYTWTSLLNDGLVEYIDAEEEETILISMQPEDLEPVQENTFNEDDDDLARRIKATHHATTFTHCEVHPSMILGVAASIIPFPDHNQSPRNTYQAAMGKQAMGVFLTNYNVRMDTMANILYYPQKPLGTTRAMEYLKFRELPAGQNAIVAIACYSGYNQEDSMIMNQSSIDRGLFRSLFFRSYMDQEKKYGMSITETFEKPQRTNTLRMKHGTYDKLDDDGLIAPGVRVSGEDIIIGKTTPISPDEEELGQRTAYHSKRDASTPLRSTENGIVDQILITTNQDGLKFVKVRVRTTKIPQIGDKFASRHGQKGTIGITYGREDMPFTAEGIVPDLIINPHAIPSRMTVAHLIECLLSKVAALSGNEGDASPFTDITVEGISKLLREHGYQSRGFEVMYNGHTGKKLMSQIFFGPTYYQRLRHMVDDKIHARARGPMQVLTRQPVEGRSRDGGLRFGEMERDCMIAHGAAAFLKERLMEASDAFRVHICGICGLMSVVAKLNHNQFECRGCDNKIDIYQIHIPYAAKLLFQELMAMNITPRLYTDRSKDF